ATCCTTTATTCCTATATCGTAATCTTTCATCATTTTTATTACAGTATCATATTGATTTTTTCCCGTAATTATTAATATTTGTACATCGTCATTTATGTATTTAAGTAAATCTACCATACATTCATTAATCTTGGCAGCTCCCCTACTCCCACCAACAGATACAATCACCTTTTTGTCTTGAACTAATCCGAGTTTTTTTAAAGCTTGATCTTTATTGACATTTAAAATTTCTAATCTCACGGGATTACCCGTAACATACACTTTATCTTTATTATGAAAATATTTTTTAGAATCTTCAAATGCAGTTGCAACTATATTTACAAATCTTGAGAGAATTCTATTTGTTATACCCGGAAAGGCATTTTGTTCATGTATTAATGTAGGGATATGTTTTAAAACTGCCATCATTACTACGGGCCCACATACATATCCTCCAGTTCCTATGACTATATCTGGTTTAAATTCGTTTATTATTCTCCTTGCATCAAACAAACCATCAAAGGCTATTTTTACGGTTTTTATTGTATCCAAAGATATTTTTCTCTTAAACCCCTTTACTCTTATAGTCCTAAGCACATAACCTGATTTAGGTACAAGCTCCTTTTCTAAGCCTTTTTCTGTACCTACAAATAATATATCTGCATCATTCTCGTTT
This portion of the Thermoanaerobacterium sp. RBIITD genome encodes:
- the murG gene encoding undecaprenyldiphospho-muramoylpentapeptide beta-N-acetylglucosaminyltransferase, translated to MKYLMTGGGTGGHIYPAIAIANEIRRNENDADILFVGTEKGLEKELVPKSGYVLRTIRVKGFKRKISLDTIKTVKIAFDGLFDARRIINEFKPDIVIGTGGYVCGPVVMMAVLKHIPTLIHEQNAFPGITNRILSRFVNIVATAFEDSKKYFHNKDKVYVTGNPVRLEILNVNKDQALKKLGLVQDKKVIVSVGGSRGAAKINECMVDLLKYINDDVQILIITGKNQYDTVIKMMKDYDIGIKDNIKIIPYCYNMEDIYAVADIMICRSGAITLAELTATKTASILIPSPNVTHNHQEYNARVLEKNGAALIILEKDLSGKILYDKINSILKNPVLLEKMKVSAKKMSKVNAANDIYKLINKLK